The sequence below is a genomic window from bacterium.
TGAGCGGCACGCGAACGCTCTCCTCGAACAGCGCCTTGCCGTGCTCCGTGCCCGCGTGCTCGAAGAACTCCTCGCCGTGATCGGCGGTGATGATCACAACGGCGTGGTCGAGGCGGCCGCGGCGCTGCAGGTCGGCAAACAGCGTCCGGATCTCGGCATCGACGGTCGCGACTTCGCCGTCGTAGAGCAGCTCCCGGCCGCGGAAGTCCTCGTGCCGCAGCGCGGCGGCGCCCTGCGCCAGCACCTTTCTGCCGAGCGCGGCCTCCAGCACCTCCGGACGTTCGCCCCCCAACGACCGGCTGCGGAACGGCTCGGGCGGGTCGTAGGGGCTGTGTGGCTCCATGAACTGGAAGTACAGGAGCACTGGGTGGCGGCTGTCCGCCTGCGCCACGCCGTCCAGCCAGTCGAGCGCCTGGCCGCGCAGCTCGGCGGCGCTCAGGCCGCCGGGGGGCTTGGAGTCGGCGCGCCAGTACTGGAATCCCTGGGCGAATCCCCGTTGCTGCCGCACTTGAAAGTTGGCCGAGAAGCCGGCGGCCACATAGTGCCGCGACTGCATGGCCTCGGCGAAGGTGATCTCGTCATCGGCCAGGCGCGATCCGAAGCCTATGACGTGGTGCTGGGCGCTGTAGCGCGACGTCATGAGGGATGCCACGGACGGGAGCGTCCACGAGGAGACCGCGCGCGCGTTGACGAAGACCGTTCCGCGTGCGGCCAGTTCGTCGAGGAACGGCGTCAGACCGCGCTGATTGCCGTAGACGCCGAGGCGATCGGCGCGCAGCGTGTCGACGACGATGACCAGCACGTCGGGTGGCCTGCCGCCGCCACAGGACAATCCGGCGAGGGCGAGCAGCAGCAGAGCCATGCCAACTTTCACGCGCGGCCTCCGAACGCTTGCGGCATCGAAAAAGCGTAGAGGACCGTTCTGAGGTTTGCCAGCGTCGAGTGGCGCCGCGCGACGGGGTCGGTTGGCCGGGCCACAGGCTGCACGGTCAAATCCTGCCGGCCATGTGTGATCGGCGGCGCATGTGACGGAAAGAGATCAACGCGGCGGCGCGGAGACGCAGATCTCGAAGGAGAGATGCCGTTCAACGGCGGCCGAACCCCATTGGCGACCGCAGCCAGAGCCTCGTCTCTCTGCGACACTCCGCGCCTCTGGCGCGTGGGCGCGTCCGTATGAGCTGGCGATTTCACATAACTCATAGAGGTTTGCAGCAGTCGAGCGAGCCGCGCAAGTCCGCGAGGAGCCGCGGCGATCGCCGAGCGAGAACTGCTGCAAACCGGAGTTGAACTGAGCCGCGTTGGCAGGGAGGGCGCCGACCCTATGGGCAAAGAGGCGCGGGAGGGACTCTGAGGAGACGGTCGCTGCGGCGGTGGGGATGGTGCGCACGTGGCGGGAGAGTCCGCCGCTGGCGATCCGCGGCTCTGGATGGGACGGCGCCGGACGCGTCGCAGCCTCCCCGGACGCACGAGGGCGACGACCACGTGCGGTGACCTCGATGACGGCGGTGTTGAACAGGTGGGGTCATGCTGCATGCCCGCGGTCTGGTGGACCGCGATCGGCTTGAGGGCGCCCAATGCCGAGCCGCTGCCGGACCATTCGGCCCTGTGAGCAGTGCGGGCAGAGCGTGGGGTCGATACCGGTGAGTTGCTGCAGGTGATCGAGCCAGTCGAGTGCGCCGGCACCGCGGGGCACCGGTGTCGCGACGATGGTGCCAGGCTCCAAGAGCGCGCGTGCGCGCTCGAGCTGCGTCGTAGCGTTGCCGGCAGCGAGGAGGCCGTAGTGCCTCCACGCCGCAGGTGGCCCGCGTGGGAGAAGGGGTATACAGGAAGTTCAACGCACAGAGACCGAGAGGAGCCCGCAAAAGCGATGAACTTGGAGACGTTGTTGGCACAGAGCGCCGTGGCCCTGGCCGGTGGGACAGCGGCCGAGCTGTTGCACTGGTACGCGTTGTCCCGCCAGCCCGGTGGGATCGGGGAGTACAAGGCGGGAGCCATCTATTGGTTTACGACCGCCGGGATGATTCTCTTGGGCGGCATCATGCCCCTGCTGTACCTACAGGGTACGGCCTCGGCGTTGCTCTGCTTTCACTTGGGTGCGGCAACCCCGGTGATCGTGCAAAAGCTCGTCGCCAACCTTCCGACGGCGGTGGCCCACCAAGGCCGGGGCGAGGCAACTGTCCGCGCGTTCTTCCGGTGGTGACCCGTCCTTGACGAGCCGCTGGGCATCGATGGAAAAGCTCGGCCGCATCACCTTCGTCGCGCTATGCGGCGATCCGCCCGCTGACCAAATGCCGGACCGCATTCCGGATTCAGCCTCGGTCGCTCGGGCTGTCCGCGAAGCATTCGCACCGTTCCTCAAGCCAGACGGCGATGTTCTGGTACTCGACGGCGCGGGCATCGCCGAGCCACCAGCATCGGGATTGCACCTGGTCTACGCGTACGGTCACGCCTGGTTGGGCCGCGGTGGTCCTGAAACGGCAACGGGTTCCGGGTCGAATTCGGTCATCGAGGGCGCCGCGAATTTACTTGCGCGCATCGTGGCGGCCGGGGCGGCCGACCGTACCGTTCTCATCCTCGACTGCTGTCACGCCGCGGCATTCGACCCATTTCTCCTGCCTACCCGCACGCCGCGACTGGTCGTGTACGCGTCCGCCGCGGATGAGAAGGCCATTGCCCTCACGGGGGAGCGGGCCAGCCGGCTCAGCTTGGCACTGGCGGACGAGCTGTCCCGGCCGGGGGAGTCTGTCGACCTTGCCCGAGTGGTCGCCGCGGCGGCCGAGCATCTGGACAGGGACGGCGTGCTGCGCGGCCAGAGTGTGAGCTATCGCATGCACGGCTTGGGTGTGCGCTTGAGCCGCAACCGCGAGCCAGGGGAACGCCAGCGCCAGCGCACCGTGTCGATGATTCGCAGAGCCCTGATAGCGGCCGGCGGCGCCGTCGCGGTCGTGCTAGTCGCCCTGGGAAGCTGGTACTGGAGGCACGCGCTCGTCGAGGTCGATCTTGGCGGACTGCGCGACATTGCCGGCAACATTGAGCTGGTCGCCAGCGAGGAAGAGCCAGCGAGTAACGGCAGCCGGGTGTTCGCACAGCAAGCGGTTGCTGGGAACCGCGCGCGCCTCTGGGTGCCGGCATCGAACGTTCTGCTGCGGATTCACGCTGTCTACACGGATGGCGCCGAGAGAGCGCTTAGGTTTCATCTCACCCTTGAGCCGGGCTTCAACCCCTCGAGAAAATCACTGAGTCTGGCTGTGCCAGGCGGAGATGAGATCCGCGCGCACCCGGGGATGGCGTACGTACCCGCGACCACGTGGTTTCACGGGCGCGAGCGCGAGCCGCGCACGAGCAGCCGGCCGTTCTGGATCGATCTCCGACCGCCGACGGTTTCCGAGTACCTGAAAGTCGCCGCCGCGCTGCTGCGGAACGGCGAGCTGGATCGGGAAAACTCCTTCGTGTTGACGTGGCAGCAAAGGAGTGCAGCGGTTGATGCGGTGGGCCTCGGACAACTGCGTGGGCTCAACAAGGACCTCGGAGAGATCTTTGGGACGATCGAAGCGGGCACATCGCCGCGGGTCGGTGCGCCGGGGGACATCGTGGTCGGCTTGGGTCAGCTTCCGTGCCCAACCTGTCCCGCACCAATGACTTGGTTCGAGGCCGAGCTCTATTGCCGCAGCCGCCACATGCGCTTGCCGACGGACCTGGAGTGGGAGCTGGCGGTGCGCGGCGTCGATGGCCGTGTTTACCCATGGGGGAACCAGTTCGACGCGACCCGCGCTAACGTTCCCGGGCTACCCGACAAGGGCGAGCCACCGCCGGAGCTCAAGCCCGTCGATGCCTATCCGGGGGAGCGCAGCCCCTTTGGGCTTATCGATACCGTCGGCAACGCCGGCGATTGGGTGGTCAACGAAACCGGCGCCTATGAGCGCGTCTACATGGGAGCCACCTACCGCTACAACCAGGAGGACGCCACAGCCTTCCGTCTGCTCCCGGTAACGGACTCCGACTATTTGGTTCGCGAAATCACCGCGCGCTGCGTCGCGGAAGTCATAGAAGGCCCTCGGGTCCAATAGGCGCGTAGTCCGTATGAGCTGGCGATTTCACATCACCGCCAGTATCAGACGTTGGCGACCGGTAGCCCCGAGGGGGCGGCATAACGCACGGCCCGCGCCACTGGCAAGGAAGAAGTTGGTCCATCAGAGCCACAGAGCCACAGCGGCGGGCGCGTCTGGGCGCACGGGGGCGACGACGCGACGCCGGGAGCGCGCCAGGGGTGGCGGAGTCAGCTCGGGTCCGCGGACAGCCAGCTCGGGTGAGCTGGGGGCAGCGGCGGTGGCGGCTGCGGGGGCAATCCGGCCTCATGGCTCGCGCCGGTGCCGGAACGAGGCGCCGCGCCAGGCCTCGATGCAGACGAACTGGATGTGCCCCGCTCGCCGGCGGGTGATCGGGCAGAGGGTGAAGTGGGCCCACGCCTCGGTGTCGAAGCGATCGTGCGGGTCGAAGCGCGCCATCTCGGCTACGAACGCGGGCGGCAGCAGGTCGTCGTGCACGCCCAGCAACCGCTTGCTGCCGACCGGCCAGATGCGCGCGCTCGGCGCCCCGTTCCAGAACGACAGCCGGCCGCGCAGCTCGAAGCACGGGCCGACGACGTCAGGGCGCCCGGCGCAGACGTAGTCGGGGCGCGCCGCCTCCGCCGCGGCGACGGCGCCCAGCCCGATCGCGAGGGCGAGGCTTGCCAGCATCGCGATGACGCGCGCGCGCCGCGTCACGATCCGCGCAATCCTTCTGACATCCGCGTAATCCGCGGTGGCCGGGAGTGCGCCGCGAGCGTCCTCAGCTCGTCGCCAAGAGCAGCTCCTCCGCGCTGGGGGCGTCACTGGCAACCGTGGAGGCCGTTCGCAACCGCCTCGACCACCCTGGTGATCGCGGACACCAGCTCGTTGGTAGACACCTGCCCGTCGCCATCTGCATCGAGGCCCAGGCAGGGATCGGGCGGCGCACAGAGCTCGGGCTCGAACGGACAGGGTACCGCCAGGACCGCCTTGACCAGTCGAACCAACTCGTCGATCCGGACCAGGCCGTCTCCGTCGCAATCCCCGGAACAGCGCGCGGATGCCGACAACGACGACGGAAGGGCAAGGACGACGAAGAACACCACCCGTGCGCACAGTCTCATTTGTCTGTGTCCCGCGCAGATCCGTCGCACACGAGCACGATCTTGCCGGTGATGCCTCCCTTGCCGAGCAGCTCGTGCGCGGCTCGTGCCTCGGCCAGCGGGAATCGCCGCGCGACGAGCGGCTTGATCCGCTGCTGTCGCAGGAGGTCGAACAGCGCCGTCAGATCCTGTCGGAACAGCGCCGGTCGCACCCGCTTGAGCCACTGGATGCTGTAGGGGACCACCCGCTTCCGTCCCGGGAGCAGCCAGCCGCCGGCAATGTACAACGCGAAGATGGCGATGCCGCGAAAGCGCTGACGGCGCCCCGGGCGGCCGGACGCCAACCGCCCCTCGCGGAGCCAGGAGGTGAGGCCATAGGCCACCACCCTCCCACCGGGACGCAGCGCCCCGCGGGAGCGCCAGATGTGGGTGCTGCCGATGCCGTCGAAGACGACGTCGACCCCGTCGCCCGTGCGCTCGCGGATCTCTTTCACGAAGTCCTGCTGCTGGTAGTCGATCGGGATGCCGCCGAGGTCGACCACCGCCGACGCCCCGCGCGCCGAACAGGTCCCGTACATCTCCAGCTCGGCGAGGCGCCCGAGCTGCAGCAGCGCCGAGCCGACCCCGCCGGCGGCGCCGTGAATCAACGCCCGCTGGCCCGCGCGCACCTGCGCGGAGTGGTGCAGCATCTGGTACGCCGTCACGTAGTTCAGGATGAGGCTCACCGCCTCGGCCGGATCCAACCCGGACGGCACCGGCACCAGCTCACGCAGCGGCAGGCAGACGAGCTCCGCGTACGCGCCGTGGATCGGCAGCGCGGCCACCATCGCGCCGGGCTCGATCCCGGCGACACCGGCGCCGAGCCGCTCCACCACGCCCACCAGGTCCCACCCCGGAGTGAAGGGCACCGCGGGCGTCTCGGGATGAATCCCCTCGCGCATCATCAGGTCGGGCAGGGAGACCCCCGCGGCGAGCACCCGAACCCGCACCTCGCCGTCCCTGGGTTCGGGGCACTCCTCCTCGCGCACCTCCAGCGCGCCCGGCCCGCCGTAGTGGGTGGCAACGATGCGCGTGTGTTTCACCGATCCGATCCTCGCCGCCCGGCGTTCGACCTCGCGCGGCTCAACGCGAGTGGTAGCCGCGCGGGTCGCTCCTCGCCAGCGCCTGTTCTCGGTTCGGTGGCACCACCTGCATCGGCGGCAGCGCTTGGTTATGTGGCGGCCGACCGTAGATAGGGAAGGCCAGCCGTCTTGATATAGAGCGTGCATCCATCGGCTGATCGCGGATGATGCTGGGAGCCGACCGGCAGACGCATCCAGCACCCGGCGGAGTAGGTACCAGCTTCATCGGCGAACCCGCCCTCGAGGACGAACAACTCGGCGCCTCGGTCGTAGCTGATCGGACCCGGGTCCGTTTGCGGGTCCCAACGCTCGAGGCGCATCGTGTCGTGGAACCCCGCCTGCTGGTAGAGCGCCTTCTGGGTGACGCCCGCCATCGCACTCGGTTGCCAGGCGAGCGCATGGGTGTCGATCACCACGTGTCGCGGCGCGCGTAGTCCGTATGAGCTGGCGATTTCACATCACCGCCAGTATCGGACGTTGGCGACCGGTAGCCCCGGCAGCGATTTGTAGGCCGCC
It includes:
- a CDS encoding sulfatase — encoded protein: MALLLLALAGLSCGGGRPPDVLVIVVDTLRADRLGVYGNQRGLTPFLDELAARGTVFVNARAVSSWTLPSVASLMTSRYSAQHHVIGFGSRLADDEITFAEAMQSRHYVAAGFSANFQVRQQRGFAQGFQYWRADSKPPGGLSAAELRGQALDWLDGVAQADSRHPVLLYFQFMEPHSPYDPPEPFRSRSLGGERPEVLEAALGRKVLAQGAAALRHEDFRGRELLYDGEVATVDAEIRTLFADLQRRGRLDHAVVIITADHGEEFFEHAGTEHGKALFEESVRVPLILIAPGYQGGVRVDDNVSLVDVAPTLLELLGLPPEPRFEGRSLVPLLQSASLASRLAAWLGRPRQTPPAADVVLELHPKTGDTMDNRLHVMGIVRDSGKLLVERNGARRAFDLAADPDEQQPDLPALAASAASLGAALDDANRTLARRAGGVSPREPLDDATKESLRALGYEF
- a CDS encoding SUMF1/EgtB/PvdO family nonheme iron enzyme — protein: MEKLGRITFVALCGDPPADQMPDRIPDSASVARAVREAFAPFLKPDGDVLVLDGAGIAEPPASGLHLVYAYGHAWLGRGGPETATGSGSNSVIEGAANLLARIVAAGAADRTVLILDCCHAAAFDPFLLPTRTPRLVVYASAADEKAIALTGERASRLSLALADELSRPGESVDLARVVAAAAEHLDRDGVLRGQSVSYRMHGLGVRLSRNREPGERQRQRTVSMIRRALIAAGGAVAVVLVALGSWYWRHALVEVDLGGLRDIAGNIELVASEEEPASNGSRVFAQQAVAGNRARLWVPASNVLLRIHAVYTDGAERALRFHLTLEPGFNPSRKSLSLAVPGGDEIRAHPGMAYVPATTWFHGREREPRTSSRPFWIDLRPPTVSEYLKVAAALLRNGELDRENSFVLTWQQRSAAVDAVGLGQLRGLNKDLGEIFGTIEAGTSPRVGAPGDIVVGLGQLPCPTCPAPMTWFEAELYCRSRHMRLPTDLEWELAVRGVDGRVYPWGNQFDATRANVPGLPDKGEPPPELKPVDAYPGERSPFGLIDTVGNAGDWVVNETGAYERVYMGATYRYNQEDATAFRLLPVTDSDYLVREITARCVAEVIEGPRVQ
- a CDS encoding zinc-binding dehydrogenase, with the translated sequence MKHTRIVATHYGGPGALEVREEECPEPRDGEVRVRVLAAGVSLPDLMMREGIHPETPAVPFTPGWDLVGVVERLGAGVAGIEPGAMVAALPIHGAYAELVCLPLRELVPVPSGLDPAEAVSLILNYVTAYQMLHHSAQVRAGQRALIHGAAGGVGSALLQLGRLAELEMYGTCSARGASAVVDLGGIPIDYQQQDFVKEIRERTGDGVDVVFDGIGSTHIWRSRGALRPGGRVVAYGLTSWLREGRLASGRPGRRQRFRGIAIFALYIAGGWLLPGRKRVVPYSIQWLKRVRPALFRQDLTALFDLLRQQRIKPLVARRFPLAEARAAHELLGKGGITGKIVLVCDGSARDTDK
- a CDS encoding cupin domain-containing protein; amino-acid sequence: MVIDTHALAWQPSAMAGVTQKALYQQAGFHDTMRLERWDPQTDPGPISYDRGAELFVLEGGFADEAGTYSAGCWMRLPVGSQHHPRSADGCTLYIKTAGLPYLRSAAT